One Lentisphaerota bacterium genomic window, CTCGGTCGCCGCGCAAGTGAATGGACGTTCCGTTGCAGGCGCGGTCTTCGCCCCCGAGTTCGGATGGCTCTTCGAAGCCTCCTCCGACGGCCCGTCCCTGTGCAATGGCGTGCGCCTGCGCGTCTCCACCCTCTCCGAGCCGCATCTGTCGCTCATTCATACCGGAGCCGACAAAGCCGATCTCGGCGAACACTCGTTCCGTTTCATGCGCGCCGTCGCCGCCCTCGCCCAGCGCGCGCGAATCACCGGCGCTGCGGCCCTCGACCTGTGTCTCGTTGCCTCCGGTAAGGCCGAAGCCTATTTCGAACCGGGTGTCTACATCTGGGACATCGCCGCTGCGGGATTGATCGTTGAGCGGGCCGGCGGGGTCTGCGACGTGCTCCGTGAATACGGATCGTATCGCCTGGCCGTGCTCGCCTCCAACGGACTCATTCAACGCCGCGTCCGTGACGCCCTGCTACCGCTCTTTACCTAGCCCTCCGGCCACGCCGAACCTGCTGCTGAATCCGGGCGCTTGTCTCTTATGCGTCTCTGGAGTAATATACCCGTCGCTTTTCATCGGATGAGCTGAGCTGGGCCCGGGTGTCCCGGTGCAGGCCGATCATGCGGAGTGAGGAGAAGACATGCGCATTCTTTCGGGAATTCAGCCTTCGGGCAAGTTGCATCTGGGAAATTATTTCGGCATGATGCGGCCGGCGCTGCGGTTGCAGGAAAAGGGCGAGGCCTACCTGTTCATCGCCAATTACCACGCCCTCACGACGGTGGACGATCCGGAGCAATTGCGGCAGGGGACGCTCGATGTGGCGATCGACTTCCTCGCCTGCGGGCTCGATCCGTCTCGCGCAGTCTTTTTCCGCCAAAGCGATGTGCCTGAAGTTCACGAGCTGGCCTGGCTCCTCTCCACCGTCACCCCCGTCGGTTTGCTTGAACGCTGCCATTCCTACAAAGACAAGCTTGCCAAGGGCTTTGCCCCCTCTCACGCGCTCTTCGCCTATCCGGTGCTGATGGCCGCCGACATCCTGATCTACCAGTCCAACCTCGTCCCGGTCGGCCGCGATCAGAAGCAGCATGTCGAGGTGACCCGCGACATCGCCATCAAGTTCAACAACCAGTTCGGCGCCGTCTTCACCATTCCCGACCCTGTGATTGCCGACGAGGTCGCCGTTGTGCCCGGCCTGGACGGACAGAAGATGTCTAAAAGCTACGGCAATACGATCGAGCTGTTCGGCGACCTCAAGGAAACCCGGGGCCGGATCATGAAGATTGTCACCGACAGCACGCCGCTGGAGGCGCCCAAAAATCCAGACACCTGCACAATCTTCGCCCTTTACAAGCTCTTTGTGTGCGAGACGGATCGCGACGCTCTGGCGCAGCTTTACCGCGCGGGCGGCATGGGCTATGGTCATGCCAAGAAGGCGCTGTTCGAGGCGTTCGAGGCGACGTTCGCCCCGTTTCGCAAACGGCGCGACGAACTGGCCGCTGATCGCGGCTACGTCGAGGGGGTGCTCCGCCTCGGCGCCGAAAAAGCGCGTGCCGAGGCGCGTCAGACACTTGACCGCGCCCGCGCCGCCGTAGGAATTGCGTAGCGGCAAAACCTGTGACTGCCCGGAGTAACGACGTGATGACACTCGAAACATTGCAGCAGGGCGAGTACAAAGTGGAGCTGGAGGTGTTTGAAGGGCCTCT contains:
- a CDS encoding inositol monophosphatase; this translates as SVAAQVNGRSVAGAVFAPEFGWLFEASSDGPSLCNGVRLRVSTLSEPHLSLIHTGADKADLGEHSFRFMRAVAALAQRARITGAAALDLCLVASGKAEAYFEPGVYIWDIAAAGLIVERAGGVCDVLREYGSYRLAVLASNGLIQRRVRDALLPLFT
- the trpS gene encoding tryptophan--tRNA ligase, which translates into the protein MRILSGIQPSGKLHLGNYFGMMRPALRLQEKGEAYLFIANYHALTTVDDPEQLRQGTLDVAIDFLACGLDPSRAVFFRQSDVPEVHELAWLLSTVTPVGLLERCHSYKDKLAKGFAPSHALFAYPVLMAADILIYQSNLVPVGRDQKQHVEVTRDIAIKFNNQFGAVFTIPDPVIADEVAVVPGLDGQKMSKSYGNTIELFGDLKETRGRIMKIVTDSTPLEAPKNPDTCTIFALYKLFVCETDRDALAQLYRAGGMGYGHAKKALFEAFEATFAPFRKRRDELAADRGYVEGVLRLGAEKARAEARQTLDRARAAVGIA